From the Debaryomyces hansenii CBS767 chromosome F complete sequence genome, the window CTGTTTTAATACTGCTTAAAATGACACATTCCTCTAACTACATACGCTCTTTGGATCGCGAACGGTCATTGTCATTGGTATCTACGTATTCTGTCAGCCTCATTTGTGACATATGAGAAGCCGGTAGATTCCGATTTCAAATGTATTCTAATGaacaaatattttgtcAATTCCAATTAAATCCTTCACCGTAATCCTGTGAAGCGATACTTATAAGAACTATGTTATTCAAACTGAAAAGCTTTGCATTTATTTATAGTGctttcaaattttgcaGCAGTTGCTCGAATCCAGAAAAGATCTCTTTTTTCATACACCCAGTTGCATTTTGTTATATACCTCAATGGTTGGGTCATTTTCTATggaatttaaatatttccaCATACTAATAATGCGGAaagtattgaaaaatgcaAACAAACTTTTAGTGGAGGTTTTCGTAACTAATCAAGTTGGCGTGATTGAATATATGTTAAATTAATGGGCTTCGATTTCTTCCTTACATTGATAACTTGAATAATCCAAGACTTTTTGAGCAGAGAGTATATAAATACCTTTGAgcttatataatttagtTAGTAGAGCAGgaagaaaattatttcttgattttgaGTGTTATTCAATCAAAAGACAATTAAAAGACAAAAGTATTATAGTTTGAGAAATATTCACATATgtatcaatatttgaatagccagaattttatttgattttggatgGTAAGGATCGTTTCCTAAATCAATTGCGTGTGTCTTAGTAACACGGTTTATATCCTCGATATATGCCACTTCCATTTTGTGTTCATCCTATTATGAAGATTACGTCGTATTTATATCATTCTATGTTCCTTGAGCACGGAGTATCAATCATGATACGAGAATGGGTTTTCCACTTAAATGCCCCACATTTCTGCATTGTTTTTTCCGAAACTCACGGTATCTTTTTTGTTGAGTTAGTTTTTCcttaaaattgaataaaatatcttccTTTGTCTTTAGCAAAATTACTCGCAAGATTAAAACAATATTTCCGGTAAAGATTCACGAAAGCTGGTATCTATCTCATATGAAATAGAGAATTTGAGCTTAGACCCGCAAAGCTCTTGTAGCTCCATAATTATTATGCAGATTATTAAAGCGAGAAAATTTGCGAATAAACGTTACTTATGACAATAAAAATTGTGAACaagcagaagaagcagaagatATTCCTCGAGGGATAAAACTTCACCTAACAATAAACCTTTTTTTATGAAGTTGTAATTATGAGggaaataaaattgaagtaaattcGAAAGGCTGAGACGAGATTACTAATCGCTATTTACTTacaatatttaaaatgaGGTGGGATTGATAATGTGAAAGGTTATTTCAAGCTTgtttatattaaattaacACATATTGGTATAGATTAGtcaaaattgttcaaatcaTACCAAGTAGAATGTACGATAACGCTTCTGAAcataaatatcatattCTTTCAGTTAATCACGATAGGAGTTTATTTATCTTTAGTAGCTTGATTATAAGCTATCTACTGGACCAAGCGGAAACCAGGGCTTTCTGAATAATTGTTCCGCGTAGAAAGAGTCACTTTGAAAATAACGAGTTTTACTAAACATTGTCGTGAAAACATAACAAATAATGACCAAGCCAAAATTATTCCACAAGGAACCTAGGATAggtttatttatatactacGAGACAAATCATGGCTCTGACGATGGCGTAATAATGTTTTATTCAAGAGAATTATTATGAGCGTGCAAGTCAGTTCTCactaaattattaaaggaATCAAGAGAGGTATCGTTAAGAAACTTTTAGTAGTagatataattgaaattattagaagagCTATTGAATCTGTTTACAGAACATAGTAATGTTCGAAAATCAGATATAGTTGTGAAACATGAATACATTTGAAGCATAAATAAACTCCTGACGTACTCGACAAGCTCATCTCAGCTAGGAATACCGCCGGTCGCACATTAATATATTGCTCAGCGCTGAAAACTTTTATTGCTTGATATTGCAATAGAAAACGATTTAAGACAATAAATCCCAACATGGGacttatttcaaataacCATGAAGACATTTTAATTGATACAAAATGCACGAAgataaaatgaaattcattAGAGGAAGCTTTCTCGGAAGAGTTGTTTACCATATTACAAGACATAAATACCTTGGCTACAAGGAGGAGGATTTGTCTTATTTATTACCAAGTAGATATTATGATTATTACAGCCATAATTTAAATGGTAATTTTATAGGACGAAGAgatgaagatttaaaaGAGGTACAGGAAATTGAGAAGAGATATCCGGCTTTATGCAACCCAATTTTAGTTGATTGGGATGGTCCagaagatttagaaaatccaaataattgGCCCTTTTATCAGAAGGTTATATTTGGTTTTCAAATATCCTTTAATACATTTTCAGTTTATGTGTGTTCAGCAATTTATGCTCCTGCGATCACCGAAGTTGGTCAGTATTTTGGAGTTAGCCAATATATCGCCACTTTACCTCTAACAACGTTTGTTATTGGTTACGGCATTGGCCcctttttattttctcCTATGTCGGAAAATAGTAGGttcagaagaaataatatttatattaccACCATGTTTATCTATACAATTCTTCAGATTCCGACAGCATTAAGTCCAAATATATCCTGTTTATGTATTTTAAGATTTTTTGGTGGCCTATTTGCCTCACCGTTCTTAGCTACTGGTGGTGCATCTATAGCCGATGTGGTAAGTTTACCTAACATACCTATTGGAATTGCATTTTGGGGAATTGCTACATTTTTAGGTCCCGCCCTTGGGCCGGTGATAGGTTCTGTGCTTACTGGAGATGGATATTCTggtatattttgatttcctgttccttttctttattattgcTGATACCTTTTTTACCAGAAACCCACCATAAGACTATATTGAGAAGAAAGGCAGAACGACTTAGGATAAGAAGtggaaatcaaaatattagaaGCGAATTAGACAATATAAGACGAAATTATTATCAGGTAGCGGGTGATATACTATGGCGTCCATTTGCTATTATATTTGCAGAACCAATTTTACTAGTCCTTAATTTGTATCTTTTATTGGTATATTCTATGATGTACTTATGGTTTGTTGCATTTCCAATTGTTTTCATAGAGACTTATGGATTCACGCTTATTGAGATGGGCGTATGTAGCACTGCATTTTTGATAGGTGTTATGATAGCTGCAGTAAGCTATATTCCTTTTGTTTACCACAAATACTCTAAAAAATTGGGAACAGATATAATAGTTGAACCAGAAACGTTTTTACTTGGAGCTATTTTCGGAAGCATTATGCTACCAATGGGTGCCTTCATTTTTGCATGGACTTCCAGTGCAAATATTCATTGGATTTTTCCTCTTGCAGGCTCAGAAATTTTTGCCCTAGGTGCATATATGATTTTCCAGGCATTTATTAACTATTTGAGTATTTCCTTTTGGGGATACTTAGCTTCTGTTTTTGCCGGAAACGGGCTTCTCCATTATTTGGTTTGCCGTTATTTAATCAGCTTTCACTACCGAAATTCCCTGTTGCATGGGGTGCAACAATCATAGGTCTTATAAGTCTAGTTACTGTTTTGATCCCAGTTTGGATTTACAAACTGGGGTATAAAGTACGAACTCCTTCTAAGTATGCGGGCAATGCTTTATACGACATCTACCGTTAGAGCCTTATTTTACCAAAGAATACTTAGTTCATATCGAAGTCaattatttacttcaaTGATTAACGAATGGGACTTGAACGTGTATTTTCCACTTTAGAGCTATGTTCACGTCTTCATAAACAAACATTACAATACTGGGCCACTTTAGGAATGGTAGTCTTATTTGTTAAAATAACTTTTCTTGATCGTCCTCTCGGCACTATGTATGAAGTTCTTTGTTGAGTTATAGTTTACtcatttttgattttgcatttatctaattcattcatctagtaatttaattaaataaatataaattgtaGTATATGGCTCATTGAGCCTCCGGTTATTCGattaattaaatatctTGTTTGAAGGAAACGAGGGGAAACCAAATTTGCCAACTGTATAGTGCCCTAAATATTATTTGTCTAAATAAtgtaataaattatcttctatttcattaCAGGTTCTTCTTCCATATAATAGGGAGATGTTACATGGCATTATATGATGACAATCCATAATTGTGTTCATTGCTCATCGCTTACTCATTGATTTAGGGTTATCTTccttttgatattttcgCATACAACACTACATTCTTCAGGTTATACAGTGAAGTATTTCTTAAACTATTTCGTCAATCTTTCTATATAGTAAGACTGCTCACTATTCTATAACACTAAAATGTTTTTATGAGACAGCTACATGTCATTGAGCCAAAAATTGCAATTGGAGACTTCGAGAGTTTCGATGTACAAGGCGGCATAACGTTTAAATCctcaacttttcaaagtcAACACTAACGACATAAACATGTATCTCAAAGAAGAGATCAATGAAACTGTTGAGTTAATTGTTAAAGTATTTTACCCTGCCAAAGCAAAGAGAGATCATAATAAGTACGTGGTAAAAAAGCAAGACatctttgaaaattgtCGAAAGGCATATTTATGTGAGAAGCGTGCATACGAAAGGTTTATACCTAATTCAGGTTTAACAACGTTTATATTGCACAAGAATCTGAATATGGGAGATTCTTTATAGGAAATCATTATTACGCATTGGGTCCATTTATCatattgaagtatttggCTCAAAATGAAACCACTCTACTACGTGATACAGAAACCTATGAGAAAGCTAAAGAGCAATTGGATATAATCCGCCTTTATAACATAATACATGGAGATATAAGCCCaaggaatattttataCTCTCATGGGAAGCTATAATTTATTGCTTTTGAATACTCAGAGTACACAGAAGAGAAATTAGGTTCCAACCCAGTGAGTGCTAACCCCGGTAGGATCACGAGTGAGTGCAGTATATTTGGTCAGCCAACTCCAAaggaatatgaataaaaaaatgaaCAAAGTAAGTGTTGATAactatattgatattgatatgaAGTCAGTCGTAAGCATAATTGACTTTGAAGACCGCGAGAGAAGAGATATCCTGTAGCTGTGTTTCTTTTTTGCTGCAACTTGCCATATGCGAATGCGAGcaccaaataatttaagTAGGGAAAAATACATCACGTTTCATTAGACCAAGAGAACCGATATCGCGATATATGCTTCCATGTATGCTATCCTTGTACAGACACTGTGACTATAATCTGTCATTGGGACATGTAACAAACCCAGACTTTACCAATTGTTAATTCAAGAAACTTATATTATTTGCACTAAAACAAATATCAGATATAGTATTCCTTTTCTCATCATCCTCTAAAGAGATTCATGCAATAGGTAGTTGTCTCTAGTCTTAAGAGAAAACTATATGttataattgaaaatcGATAAGTCTACTAGTTCAGATAGCTTACTGAGAAGCTGATATTTGACGAACTTGGCCTTCTCTTTAGAGGATTTGCTTTAAAAAGTCATGAGCTCCTTTTTTaactttgattttgatactCAGCtatatcatatattaaataaacGTATTAACACTCATATAAACTACAAGTTGGACTTTACTTTGagaattatattcaatgatATAGCAATAAAACTATTTAACAGAAATAGTTGCTAAATTTACGtctttatcatttttatgTTCTATTCTTGCGAATTcagtataaatattctgtTTATCTTCAGCATCATCCTCATTACGCAATTTCGACGTATTAAAACTAATAGAAACCTAACTCATGAACAAAACACCGCTTATGTTTTCCATTCCGTCAATTACTGATTTAATCAAAACTCGAAATATCAACATATGTATTAACATAAATACTTCTTCagtataaataaataaaaataaaactaaACGATAAAACCATACCTACAACATATTCATTGTGGCTGCGACTCAAGGGAGCAGTAGAAGTTCGGGACGAATTTACTCTGTCTCGAACATTACACCAGGTATTCTTGATCTTGATTAATACACCTTTATCACTGGTACCAATAGCCGAACAGTTAATTCCTGGGAGAATTTTATGTCCACTCCAGTAACCACGAATTGGCTTATTGAAGTATTGGTTTACTGTATCAACGTATCTATTTGTATAACCTGACTTTTCCGCAAGAACTTTGAAGACATTAGcatttccattattatttgtatcATTTCTTCCCAAGTTACATAAATcccaattattttcaactgTCGATAATTCCGAGTAATGGGTGTAGTATGTATTATCACTAGTATTGAGGTGCGATTTGTCAATAACCCCtcctaataataatgccCAGACTTTATTTGCTTCACTGTAggattcattttcatcaaaagtTATAAGCATTAGTGTCTTAGATATAAAgtattcattatcaaacaaTGGCTCCACGAATTTTCTGCACCAGCGACCTGCCGtttctatatttgaatcatgGCCATCGTTCATCATATTGGGTGCAATAAACATCCAACTTGGCAATTCGTGTCGACCTAAATCGTTATGAAATTCTGTAAAGTTCTTGATTTTTGATAGtcttgatgaattattcgTAATCGAGTCGAATGATATCAAAGGATTATGTTTTCTAACGTAACCCTTAGCAGAATTATCGTGGCTTGAAAAAGTGAGACCTTGAAATCCAGAATAAGGAAGATCTTCTTGATATTCACCCCATGTAATATTTTCAGTCTCTAACAAATCAACTACAGTGGATATATTACTAGGAATTGTTATAAAGGAATCTTTATCCAAGCCAAAAGTATCACCACTTACCGACGCAATGTAGTTTGGTTCTGACGGATGGGTCAATGCCCAATAATTGGTTAACGTAATCCCTCGTTCGGCCAACCAACGCAAATCTGCGTCAGCAGAAGCTGTCTTCTCATTGGTATTTTCTAGCCATATGACGACAAATCTGTCAAACAATTTACCtgcaattgatgaagaattatcgCGAATTGTCGCATCTGTTTCTATGGTCTCTAAGCTCGGTTCAGTAATTCTCACACAACGACATGAGACAAGGacaaaaagaaaaaaaacCATAAAATTACTAACTGAAAACGAATTAAGTCTCATCTTTAGGTTTCGTTGAACATGTTCCATCTTCTAAACATTAACTGTTTAATATATGTTTTTAGATATTTGCTgtcatctttttcaatgattttcTTATGTAAGCCATTAAGTActttaaatttatctaGAATTGTGCTTTTTGGCGTGCGTGACACTTTTCTGTGGACAAGCAAACTCAACAAGATTTCGTATCAGCCACGCACGAACGTACTTGTTTTAAAAGCAGAACTAGATATAGAAATAACAGAATAtcttttgaaatcttttacagcttcttcttttttagGTCCTATTATTGAAACTGCTGGTGTATTAGCATTATCAGAAATAgatgatattaattcaTGGGCTACTAAAAGTAAAAGATGCACTGATGCTGAATCTCAGTGTGATTTTATGACttatgatgataataatgaagtcGCTTGGCCTAAAGCTTAAATGGAAGAATCAAAAGTATATGAGAAGCATGTTTGACTAGTCTAGTAGCTTAGCTTGAACATCCTTGTGTGCGTTTTTTCAGCTATGGCTATCCATTCCGGGTGACGAGGTTGCTCACGttatgatgaaatagaagtaTTACTTCGTTTTTTTGACATACacaatttattaagtagtaaatattcaattgtatcATGGTGAATCACGATGACATTGAATTTCTATCATAAACATATATAGACTTTCTGCAAAGTTCCTCCACTCCAATATTTATAGTTGTGAAGTTATGACATAATTTTAATCGATATCTTAAGTTTAATAAGTCATACCACTGTAAAACACAAGAATCCATGTACACATCCTTCAAAAACTACTCCTGAACCGCTCCGAAGTCATTTGTATCAAGTTTCATCATATTTCGAATTGAAATCAACCTTAGTAGACCCTGGGGTGTCATCAGACTCTAAAACCAGTTCGTCAAAGACTATTTCGTCACTGGAATTTGCATGATCATTCCATCcactttcattattttcgtTTTTAGCCAAGACAACATCACGGATTTTATCCTCCCCAGAAATGCCATAACCAATAATTGGGACAAGCTCATCAAGGGCTTCAAAGTCTCTTTTTTTCTGCTCTTCACTACTTGGGTAAGAAGATAACCCAAAATCTATCAAAGTGACCTTTCCCGATATTGAAACATGCATATTGTCGAGCCTTATATCATTATGCGAAATTCCCAACAGATGAATTTCCGCGAGTCTCTCCTTAACTACTTTATGCACCCTAAATTTATCCCATTCAGTAGATGGTATTTCTTCTcccaaattttcaaatatatgcatcGGCTGGCTTGGAATACCATTCCAGTATCCAGAAATTATAAGCTTTGCGAAGTTAGCGGCAAAAGACGAATTCGCAAGAATCTCATTGATTTCAAGCTCATTGACGTACATGTCGTAGTAACTATCTTTATCTggaaaattttcttgagCCTGTTCAGGATAGTTGTACCATTTAACAAAGACTGTGGACGGAAGCAACAATCCCAAATTAGGAAAAGATGCAGCagaattatatattatgcGACAAAATGTGTTACCTCGAATGGCATCAAAGTCAACTTCATAGCTTTCTTCTATTGTTATCAATCTTTCTCGAAGTTGACTTCCAGAAATCTTACTACGTTTCCGTTTACAACTTGGTGTGGGTTCTTCCACAAGTCGAGGAAGCACATTCGCTAATGGATCTGGTCCTTTGGTCTTCTGACTTATTTCAATTAGTCCTGCTAATTTCTCTTTTGTACTGAGCGCCTCTGTATTATCCTTATAGAAAAAGCCTGCTATCGCTGACCTTAGAGTTATGCCATGTTCCACAGTCTCGGGATTATTAATAACATAGTAGTCTATGATCATTTGTCCATCATCCATAATctcatatttgaaaaacCCCGAAAATGACTGATGATCTGAGATAAACACTCTGTCTGTCCCACAGAGAAAGGcttgataaagatattttcTTAAAACTAATGCGCATAAAACTCTAGGCGACCATTCTCGATCTTCAAATAAGTGCTGGTTTTCATGCAGtctcaattgtttcaagCCCAAACGCTTTTCTACGAAACCCGTTATAgctaatttcaattcttgaagtcCTTTAGTTAAAAAATAGTTTTCTGTCTTATAATCTCCTATCGCAAAGCAAATATCTGGATTTTGACGAGCTAATGTCTCATCCCAAGACACATGGACAATATCAGGCTTAAAGTTTGGGTTTGTCGACAACGGGGGTATGATTGAAGCGTGACCAAAATGGTGGTATTCATCCAAGATGTCACGATAAAAACGCTTGATTGAACTAgctatttcttcatcaaaatatatctgaATATCATCTTCCACATGTCTGGCATCTCCCAAAGGATAACCATAGTCTTCTGCTATGATCCGACGACCGAAGTTAGTTTTTTTAATAACCTTATCAAGAGGAGCCAAATATGTAATTTTGAACTCATCACTACTAATCTCTCTAAATTCTGCCGTCATCATCGCTTTCGTAACATAATTCAGTGCCAGCATCACAGTCGTGGATCCAGTAGAAACTGAAGCATTATGTTTGGATATTATATGTTCCAACGTGggtaatttttgattatgtgagatatttcttattttcaaaaggTGAGTGTCTAAAAAAACTCTTATGTTTTGTTCATTGTCATCTTGAACCCTAGCATATAATGATGGATTAATCCTAATGCATTTATTTGCGGGGTCATCATACGTAATATTGTTACTATCTTCGCCCGAAAAGTACATTCATGACATGATAATATGTGAAGTATTGAGTTGCTGTGGTTGTAATTTCATCCCTTATTTATTGATCTGGGGTTACCCCAagtttgattatataataaaccGTCTTGAACGAATTGGTAAGTGTTACAAAAGACAAACGGCTTATGAGCTGCATACGTACTGCATGTGACTTTTCGCCTGCACTTGGAGATTTCCCATAGTTAAGGTGGTATAGTGCAATGTCGTAGTGCAAATGTCGCAATGTTTGCTAAATTAGTAACTAAGACAAATTGTTGTCCTCGTGTGCAATGTAGGATTGCAGGTGACAAAAATGATGTAAAAACTGACAACCCGCACCGCGCACTTTACAACAATTTGTCGAACCTTTGGTCCAATAATACCTGGCAAATATCAAGATTCAAATgaataagataaaaaaatagCTTGTGGGTATGCATTATCTTTgtgatgattttgaagcaATATCTTCTATCGTTATTTGGGTACCAGAAGTTCCTGAACTCccttcatcaaatacttcttcACTAGAAGGATTACTATCATTTCCATATttgtcatcttcatctgcTCTATCAGCAGATATAGCTTCGCTTTTAGCATTAATTCGATTGGCATGcttataattttcattagaatCATTTGCTCTCAATATGTAGTCAAGAGtctcaaaatcattcttcttgtgttcttcattatttgtgtAGTCCGATAATCCAAAATCTATCAAAGATATCTTACCAGAAACAGACACATGAATGTTGGCTAGCctaatatcattatgcGAAATTCCTATCAGATGAAGCTCTTCGAGTCttgatttgataacttTGTACACTTCTTTGTTATTCCACTTTTCTTCTGGGACTTCCTTCCCTaggtattcaaatatatgcatcGGATGATCAGAAAGCCCGTTCCAATAACCAGAAACAAGGAGCTTTGGGAAATTAGAAGCGAATTCTGACTTagcaattctttcattaattaaaagCTCGTTGAAAAACATGCCATAATACCCCTCTTTTTCCGGTATCTCCAAACACATCAAACTATTCTCTTCCCACAATCGACTAGAGTAGTAGTATAGTTTGACAAAAACTGGCGATGGAAGTTTCAAATCAGGATAAAATTCTGCGGAATCGTATATAACTCGACAATATGTGTTACCATCGATAGCATCAAAGTTATCACTGGCGTCGTTTTCTTTTACCGAATCTAAGTTGCCTGAAAATCCACGTCTCGCTAATTTTCCCGAAGATCCAGAAGGGTCTCTAGGACGAacgttgaaaaatggatcCAGCTCTTCAAGTTTTTTTATCCCGGTGTTGTTGGCTACATCAAAACTTTTCATCAACCTGGCCTTCGTATCAGCTGTATCGGCAACATTCTTATAAAAAAATCCTGCTATAGCCGACCTTAAAGTGATGCCATTCTCCACAGTTTCTGGATTATTAATGACATAGTAGTCTATAATCATTTCGCCATCCACTATTTCATACCTAAAGAATCCTGAAAATGTTTGATGGTCTGAAATAAGAATCCTATCGGTTCCACAGAGGAAAGCTTGGTAGATATATTTGCTTAGAACCAAAGCAAATAATACTCTAGGCGACCACTCCCTACCTGGAAAAAAATCCCCAATTGAATGCAGCCTCAATCTTCTTCGGTTCAGAATAGCtgtcttgaattcttcaaagcCTTGTGTCATTTTATAAACTCCCGTTTTGTAATCACCTATCCCGAAAACAATTTCCGGATATTGCATATCTGAATCCGACTCGTTTTTCATATGAATGATATCAGGTTGTATCCTTCTTTTGCGATCTAGTGGGGGTCTTACAAACGAGGGACTAACAAAATGACTGGTTATATCACCAACGTCGTGAAAAAGATCATTAAGTGGATCAGCTATTTTTCCATTAAAGTACCGCTGGATAGCTTGTTCTATATGCATTGCATCTCCCCGTGGGTAAGCATATTCTTGTGCTAAAGGTCGACGGCAAATATTCGATTCTTTAAGAGCAATATCAAGCGGAGCAAGATACCTATCCTTGAAATCATCACTACTCATCTCCCTAAATTCAGCAGTAATCAATGCACGACTAGTATACACAACAATAGGTATAGAAGGCATATTCCCTAGACCCACTGATGC encodes:
- a CDS encoding DEHA2F27324p (no similarity), whose amino-acid sequence is MYLKEEINETVELIVKVFYPAKAKRDHNKYVVKKQDIFENCRKAYLCEKRAYERFIPNSGLTTFILHKNSNMGDSL
- a CDS encoding DEHA2F27346p (similar to gnl|GLV|KLLA0B14839g Kluyveromyces lactis KLLA0B14839g and uniprot|Q759N7 Ashbya gossypii ADR238C ADR238Cp), encoding MEHVQRNLKMRLNSFSVSNFMVFFLFVLVSCRCVRITEPSLETIETDATIRDNSSSIAGKLFDRFVVIWLENTNEKTASADADLRWLAERGITLTNYWALTHPSEPNYIASVSGDTFGLDKDSFITIPSNISTVVDLLETENITWGEYQEDLPYSGFQGLTFSSHDNSAKGYVRKHNPLISFDSITNNSSRLSKIKNFTEFHNDLGRHELPSWMFIAPNMMNDGHDSNIETAGRWCRKFVEPLFDNEYFISKTLMLITFDENESYSEANKVWALLLGGVIDKSHLNTSDNTYYTHYSELSTVENNWDLCNLGRNDTNNNGNANVFKVLAEKSGYTNRYVDTVNQYFNKPIRGYWSGHKILPGINCSAIGTSDKGVLIKIKNTWCNVRDRVNSSRTSTAPLSRSHNEYVVGMVLSFSFIFIYLY
- a CDS encoding DEHA2F27368p (no similarity); the protein is MYFSGEDSNNITYDDPANKCIRINPSLYARVQDDNEQNIRVFLDTHLLKIRNISHNQKLPTLEHIISKHNASVSTGSTTVMSASNYVTKAMMTAEFREISSDEFKITYLAPLDKVIKKTNFGRRIIAEDYGYPLGDARHVEDDIQIYFDEEIASSIKRFYRDILDEYHHFGHASIIPPLSTNPNFKPDIVHVSWDETLARQNPDICFAIGDYKTENYFLTKGLQELKLAITGFVEKRLGLKQLRSHENQHLFEDREWSPRVLCALVLRKYLYQAFLCGTDRVFISDHQSFSGFFKYEIMDDGQMIIDYYVINNPETVEHGITLRSAIAGFFYKDNTEALSTKEKLAGLIEISQKTKGPDPLANVLPRLVEEPTPSCKRKRSKISGSQLRERLITIEESYEVDFDAIRGNTFCRIIYNSAASFPNLGLLLPSTVFVKWYNYPEQAQENFPDKDSYYDMYVNELEINEILANSSFAANFAKLIISGYWNGIPSQPMHIFENLGEEIPSTEWDKFRVHKVVKERLAEIHSLGISHNDIRLDNMHVSISGKVTLIDFGLSSYPSSEEQKKRDFEALDELVPIIGYGISGEDKIRDVVLAKNENNESGWNDHANSSDEIVFDESVLESDDTPGSTKVDFNSKYDET
- a CDS encoding DEHA2F27390p (no similarity), which gives rise to MPRMYFSGVDSDTITIDDPSNRCITINPELFIRVLNNRELNTRVFLDTHLLKIGGNEDGQERRAEKLVSKDNASVGLGNMPSIPIVVYTSRALITAEFREMSSDDFKDRYLAPLDIALKESNICRRPLAQEYAYPRGDAMHIEQAIQRYFNGKIADPLNDLFHDVGDITSHFVSPSFVRPPLDRKRRIQPDIIHMKNESDSDMQYPEIVFGIGDYKTGVYKMTQGFEEFKTAISNRRRLRSHSIGDFFPGREWSPRVLFALVLSKYIYQAFLCGTDRILISDHQTFSGFFRYEIVDGEMIIDYYVINNPETVENGITLRSAIAGFFYKNVADTADTKARLMKSFDVANNTGIKKLEESDPFFNVRPRDPSGSSGKLARRGFSGNLDSVKENDASDNFDAIDGNTYCRVIYDSAEFYPDLKLPSPVFVKLYYYSSRLWEENSLMCLEIPEKEGYYGMFFNELLINERIAKSEFASNFPKLLVSGYWNGLSDHPMHIFEYLGKEVPEEKWNNKEVYKVIKSRLEELHSIGISHNDIRLANIHVSVSGKISLIDFGLSDYTNNEEHKKNDFETLDYILRANDSNENYKHANRINAKSEAISADRADEDDKYGNDSNPSSEEVFDEGSSGTSGTQITIEDIASKSSQR